Proteins encoded in a region of the Zea mays cultivar B73 chromosome 2, Zm-B73-REFERENCE-NAM-5.0, whole genome shotgun sequence genome:
- the LOC103646275 gene encoding uncharacterized protein → MQLIRREPQTSMAGGTRSRCPVLLLLLLGVTTARLASGVVTDGLLPNGNFELGPAKSDLNGTRVMNQNSVPNWEIFGFVEYIGSGQKQDDMILAVPEGACAVRLGNDATIRQKLEVIRKTTYSITFCAARTCAQAERLNVSVAAESGVLPIQTVYTSSGWDSYAYAFRARHSTAWFSIHNPGHEDNPACGPLIDFIAIKALNPPPLAQGNMLRNGDFEEGPFIFPDTAWGVLVPPMSEDDVSPLPGWMVMSDTKVVKYVDAAHHAVPRGARAVELVAGREAALVQDVRTVPGRRYRLSLSVGDAANGCEGPMAVEAYAARATLRTTYESLGKGGSRRAAVEFEATANLTRVVLQSYNHHMKPDGTLCGPVVDDVSLVGLR, encoded by the exons ATGCAGCTCATCAGAAGGGAACCTCAGACAAGCATGGCGGGCGGCACGAGGTCACGCTGCCCCGTGCTGCTGCTCTTGCTCCTCGGTGTGACTACTGCTCGACTGGCTTCAGGCGTCGTCACCGACG GCCTATTACCAAATGGCAATTTTGAGCTCGGGCCGGCCAAGTCCGATCTGAACGGCACCAGGGTGATGAACCAAAACTCCGTACCGAACTGGGAGATCTTTGGGTTCGTGGAGTACATCGGGTCCGGGCAGAAGCAGGACGACATGATCCTAGCAGTGCCGGAAGGTGCATGCGCCGTGCGTCTGGGTAACGACGCGACCATCCGGCAGAAGCTAGAAGTGATCCGGAAGACGACCTACTCCATCACCTTCTGCGCGGCGCGCACCTGCGCCCAGGCCGAGAGGCTCAACGTGTCCGTCGCCGCCGAGTCCGGCGTCCTCCCGATCCAGACCGTGTACACCAGCAGCGGGTGGGACTCCTACGCCTACGCCTTCAGAGCCAGGCACAGCACCGCGTGGTTCAGCATCCACAACCCCGGCCACGAGGACAACCCGGCGTGCGGCCCCCTCATCGACTTCATTGCCATCAAGGCCCTGAACCCTCCGCCTCTCGCTCAGG GTAACATGCTGAGGAACGGAGACTTCGAGGAGGGCCCGTTCATCTTCCCGGACACGGCGTGGGGCGTGCTGGTGCCGCCGATGAGCGAGGACGACGTGTCCCCGCTGCCGGGGTGGATGGTCATGTCGGACACGAAGGTCGTCAAGTACGTGGACGCGGCGCACCACGCGGTGCCGCGCGGCGCGCGCgccgtggagctggtggccggcagGGAGGCCGCGCTGGTGCAAGACGTGCGCACCGTGCCCGGCCGGCGCTACCGCCTGTCGCTGTCGGTCGGGGACGCCGCGAACGGGTGCGAGGGCCCCATGGCCGTCGAGGCGTATGCGGCGCGGGCGACGCTGAGGACGACGTACGAGTCCCTGGGGAAGGGCGGGAGCAGGCGCGCCGCGGTCGAGTTCGAGGCGACCGCGAACCTCACGCGCGTGGTGCTCCAGAGCTACAACCACCACATGAAGCCCGACGGGACGCTCTGCGGGCCGGTGGTGGACGACGTCTCCCTCGTCGGCCTGCGCTAG